One Methylosinus sp. C49 DNA segment encodes these proteins:
- a CDS encoding DUF1289 domain-containing protein, producing the protein MSDKTPCVKICQIDQPTGFCIGCARTMAEIAGWRDASETERERILAALPARRARLQKEPHASPQPKRS; encoded by the coding sequence ATGTCGGACAAAACGCCCTGCGTCAAAATCTGCCAGATCGATCAGCCGACCGGCTTTTGCATCGGTTGCGCGCGGACGATGGCCGAGATCGCCGGCTGGCGCGACGCTTCCGAGACGGAGCGAGAGCGCATTCTCGCCGCGCTGCCGGCGCGACGCGCGCGCCTGCAGAAAGAGCCTCACGCCTCGCCGCAGCCGAAGCGGTCATGA
- a CDS encoding mannose-1-phosphate guanylyltransferase/mannose-6-phosphate isomerase, producing MTKILPVIMCGGAGTRVWPESRETLPKQFIPLVGELSTFQTTIQTLSDEAFDKPVIISNADYRFLVTDQLRAIGAAADIVLEPTRRDSAAAVAVAAGVAARRAPQTIVVVLAADHVVRDPKGLVALCKKAAAAAADGYIVTLGVKPDAPATGYGYIRPGERIAGDILNLEAFVEKPDRETAQRYIDAGYLWNSGNFIFRADVMQQEIAHFEPAIAEAAEKAIDAGRSDLDFLVLDAESFARAPKTSIDYAVMEKTRKAAVIEADIGWSDVGNWRAVWELTERDEQGNSVRGNGVVRESRNVHVRSDETLTTVVGVDDVIVVTTPDAVLVLGHEHGDNVKQLVDQLKRENRREAGEHKRIFRPWGFYQSVDSGDRHQVKRIVVKPGARLSLQKHFHRAEHWIVVKGTAEVGRDEETLLVHENESVYLPIGCIHRLSNPGKIDLEIIEVQTGSYLGEDDIVRLADLYSRA from the coding sequence ATGACGAAAATTCTGCCGGTCATAATGTGCGGCGGGGCGGGCACGCGCGTATGGCCCGAATCGCGGGAAACCCTCCCGAAACAATTCATTCCGCTCGTCGGCGAGCTGTCGACCTTCCAGACCACCATTCAGACGCTGTCGGACGAGGCCTTCGACAAGCCCGTCATCATTTCCAACGCCGATTATCGCTTCCTCGTCACCGATCAGCTGCGCGCCATCGGCGCCGCGGCCGACATCGTCCTCGAGCCCACCCGGCGTGATTCGGCCGCCGCGGTCGCCGTCGCCGCCGGCGTCGCCGCTCGCCGCGCGCCGCAGACCATCGTCGTCGTGCTCGCCGCCGATCATGTCGTGCGCGACCCCAAAGGCCTCGTCGCTCTGTGCAAAAAAGCGGCGGCGGCCGCCGCGGATGGCTATATCGTCACGCTCGGCGTCAAGCCCGACGCTCCGGCCACCGGCTATGGCTATATTCGCCCCGGCGAGCGCATCGCCGGCGACATTCTCAATCTCGAGGCCTTCGTCGAAAAGCCCGATCGCGAGACCGCGCAGCGCTATATCGACGCCGGCTATTTGTGGAACAGCGGCAATTTCATTTTCCGCGCCGATGTGATGCAGCAGGAGATCGCCCATTTCGAGCCGGCGATCGCCGAGGCGGCGGAAAAGGCGATCGACGCCGGCCGCAGCGATCTCGATTTTCTGGTGCTGGACGCAGAATCTTTCGCGCGCGCGCCCAAGACCTCCATTGATTACGCCGTGATGGAGAAGACGCGCAAGGCCGCGGTGATCGAGGCCGACATCGGCTGGTCGGACGTCGGCAATTGGCGCGCCGTGTGGGAGCTGACCGAGCGCGACGAACAGGGCAATTCGGTGCGCGGCAATGGCGTCGTGCGCGAGTCGCGCAATGTGCATGTGCGCTCGGACGAGACGCTGACCACTGTCGTCGGCGTCGACGACGTCATTGTGGTGACGACGCCGGACGCCGTGCTGGTGCTGGGCCATGAGCATGGCGACAATGTCAAGCAGCTCGTCGATCAATTGAAGCGCGAGAACCGCCGCGAGGCGGGCGAGCACAAGCGCATCTTCCGTCCCTGGGGCTTTTATCAATCGGTCGATTCCGGCGATCGGCATCAGGTGAAGCGCATTGTGGTGAAGCCGGGCGCGCGCCTGTCGCTGCAGAAGCATTTTCATCGCGCCGAGCATTGGATCGTCGTCAAGGGCACGGCGGAGGTCGGCCGCGACGAGGAGACGCTGCTGGTCCACGAGAATGAATCGGTCTATCTGCCGATCGGCTGCATTCATCGCCTGAGCAATCCGGGCAAGATCGACCTCGAGATCATCGAGGTGCAGACCGGCTCCTATCTCGGCGAGGACGATATCGTCCGGCTCGCCGATTTGTATAGCCGCGCCTAG
- the gmd gene encoding GDP-mannose 4,6-dehydratase, with protein sequence MTKRALLTGITGQDGAYLAQLLLGKGYEVSGVIRRSSHRGVEDHRLRWLGVANDVQLLDGDLSDLSSLLRIVQEVKPDEVYNLAAQSFVASSWRQPILTANITAVAVANVLEALRLGAPGARFYQASSSEMYGLIQEPMQSEKTPFYPRSPYAVAKLYGHWITVNYRESFGMHASSGILFNHESPLRGIEFVTRKVTDSVARIKLGLAKELRLGNIDAKRDWGHARDYVRAMWLMLQQETPDDYVVATGVTTTVRDMCRIAFAHAGLDMEAHLVIDPKFYRPAEVDILLGDSSKARKALGWAPETSLDALIREMVDADLERLKHQAKA encoded by the coding sequence ATGACGAAACGCGCGCTGCTGACGGGCATTACCGGACAGGATGGGGCCTATCTCGCGCAGCTTCTGCTCGGCAAGGGGTATGAAGTCTCTGGCGTGATCCGCCGCTCCTCGCATCGCGGCGTCGAGGACCATCGCCTGCGCTGGCTCGGCGTCGCCAATGACGTGCAGCTGCTCGACGGCGATCTCAGCGATCTCTCCAGCCTGCTGCGCATCGTGCAGGAGGTGAAGCCCGACGAGGTCTACAATCTCGCCGCGCAATCCTTCGTCGCCTCCTCCTGGCGCCAGCCCATTCTCACCGCCAATATCACCGCCGTCGCCGTCGCAAATGTGCTCGAGGCGCTGCGGCTCGGCGCCCCCGGCGCGCGCTTCTATCAGGCCTCCTCCTCCGAGATGTACGGCCTCATTCAGGAGCCGATGCAGAGCGAGAAGACGCCCTTCTATCCGCGCAGCCCTTATGCGGTCGCCAAGCTCTATGGCCATTGGATCACGGTCAATTACCGCGAGAGCTTCGGCATGCACGCCTCCTCGGGCATTCTCTTCAACCATGAGAGCCCGCTGCGCGGCATAGAATTCGTCACCCGCAAGGTGACGGATAGCGTGGCGCGCATAAAGCTCGGCCTCGCCAAGGAGCTTCGCCTCGGCAACATAGACGCCAAGCGCGACTGGGGCCATGCGCGCGATTATGTGCGCGCCATGTGGCTGATGCTGCAGCAGGAGACGCCGGACGATTATGTCGTGGCGACGGGCGTCACCACCACAGTGCGCGACATGTGCCGCATCGCTTTCGCCCATGCCGGCCTCGACATGGAGGCGCATTTGGTGATCGACCCGAAATTCTACCGCCCGGCGGAAGTGGACATTCTGCTCGGCGACTCCAGCAAGGCGCGCAAGGCGCTGGGCTGGGCGCCCGAGACCTCGCTCGATGCGCTCATCCGCGAGATGGTGGACGCCGATCTCGAGCGGCTGAAACATCAGGCGAAAGCCTGA
- a CDS encoding aldose 1-epimerase family protein, with translation MTNEQRDGVALSSDGLAAFISPKGAELQSLRTRDGVDYLWAGEPSWPKHSPLLFPIVGRLAQDRYEHRGHSYAMPKHGFARDSQFAIVETSPHSARFALRASDATRAVFPFEFLLEVEFTLDGPRLDIRHSVTNLGDADMHFSIGAHPAFRWPLGDAAKTQSRINFERHEPAPIRKLIGGLLGRMKDSPVEGRTLPLREELFADDAIIFDTLASKSLVYCCGSGRSVQIAWDGFQHLGLWSKPGADFLCIEPWHGYDSPVGFAGPLDEKPGIAHARPGETRDFTLRIEIG, from the coding sequence GTGACCAACGAGCAGCGAGACGGCGTGGCCTTGTCCTCGGACGGCCTCGCCGCTTTCATTTCTCCGAAAGGCGCGGAGTTGCAATCGCTGCGCACGCGCGACGGCGTGGATTATCTCTGGGCCGGCGAGCCGAGTTGGCCCAAGCATAGTCCGCTGCTGTTTCCGATCGTCGGCCGGCTGGCGCAGGACCGCTATGAACACCGCGGCCACAGCTATGCGATGCCGAAGCACGGCTTCGCGCGCGACAGCCAGTTCGCCATCGTCGAGACCTCGCCGCATTCGGCGCGTTTCGCCCTGCGCGCCAGCGACGCGACGCGCGCGGTTTTCCCTTTCGAATTTCTGCTCGAGGTGGAATTCACTCTCGACGGTCCGCGTCTCGACATTCGCCATAGCGTGACCAATCTCGGCGACGCGGATATGCATTTTTCCATCGGCGCGCATCCGGCCTTTCGCTGGCCGCTCGGCGACGCCGCCAAAACGCAGAGCCGCATCAATTTCGAGCGCCATGAGCCGGCGCCGATCCGCAAGCTCATCGGCGGGCTGCTCGGCCGCATGAAGGATTCGCCCGTCGAGGGACGAACGCTGCCATTGCGTGAGGAGCTGTTCGCCGATGACGCGATCATCTTCGACACTCTGGCGAGCAAGAGCCTCGTCTATTGCTGCGGCAGCGGACGATCCGTGCAGATCGCCTGGGACGGTTTCCAGCATCTCGGCCTCTGGTCCAAGCCGGGCGCGGATTTCCTCTGCATAGAGCCGTGGCATGGCTATGATTCGCCGGTCGGCTTCGCCGGCCCGCTCGATGAGAAGCCCGGCATCGCGCATGCGCGCCCCGGCGAGACGCGCGATTTCACACTGCGCATAGAGATAGGCTGA
- a CDS encoding glycosyltransferase — protein sequence MGVAKRHAIKLLRRALGLPTGDLDIVGRLDGAADGVVHGWAYRPAHAGRRVLVDIFADGVFVAQQLADRRRDDLAANGFGDGRHGFDVKIPPVLLRGAETRIGVRALAETPFELTATEKRPLLARRLGRDDYLRATFAGAFRDDAAGDVTERSPLRRTELLFAPTPVPAPPPILGEALCAYLDQNRYKWDLADQFDATISIADREAFLAHYVEFYGRARRPLRIPLSARDIDFLDEGPSAQDRLAPSRAMRLFAQTPRDASADARLEAIFRWAAHGAAAFNVEDCLIAPAHEALLRSHEDTGARFPLSIFMTRFLDAHPILRGADLTRESERRAAYFAVLLFSARAPHYLRFIPPDWLAAFLTPQAGATPFDEESRRLFGAGGVDVAHWRAAIETLGYDFGEKSFRSRTPSGHRAHSATLPAPEGERVDIQLIGPFSRQLGIADSCRALAAALERLDYSLRLCDFTLDYPNRIREDAAPLPTTLRRAKINILHLNLEELPSAIAYLPDIWSEGRLIGFPYLEMATPHPAQMLGLTLVDELWSASDFTRETLAAHRPTHTIGTSARPVRKKGRAAARALAYADLARADEFVFLTSCDALSGVYRKNPLGVMRAFLAAFPHEPKVKLVIKTHSVDRVRAPREMDVWRSIRNVVAECERITLVDRILDDEEQMALIEGADCYVSLHRAEGFGYHMLEAMALETPVIATAYSGNMEFCDDHTAFLAPYRLVPVGPGEYPRMRGDQRWAEPDHTGAVAAMRAVFHDRAAREAKVAAARLLAETRFSTDAFAQRLDARIKDILARGPRAGARAFR from the coding sequence ATGGGCGTCGCCAAGCGCCATGCGATCAAGCTGCTGCGACGCGCGCTCGGCCTTCCGACGGGCGATCTCGACATCGTCGGCCGGCTGGACGGCGCCGCGGACGGCGTCGTTCACGGCTGGGCCTATCGCCCCGCCCATGCGGGCCGGCGCGTGCTGGTCGATATTTTCGCCGATGGCGTTTTCGTCGCCCAGCAATTGGCGGATCGGCGGCGCGACGATCTCGCCGCCAATGGCTTCGGCGACGGCCGCCACGGCTTCGACGTCAAAATTCCGCCCGTTCTTCTGCGCGGCGCCGAGACGCGCATCGGCGTCCGCGCCCTAGCCGAAACGCCCTTCGAGCTCACCGCGACGGAAAAGCGCCCGCTCCTCGCGCGCCGCCTCGGCCGCGACGATTATCTGCGCGCGACTTTCGCCGGAGCCTTTCGCGACGACGCCGCCGGCGACGTCACCGAGCGCTCGCCTCTGCGCCGGACGGAGCTTCTGTTCGCGCCGACGCCCGTCCCCGCCCCGCCGCCCATTCTCGGCGAGGCGCTCTGCGCCTATCTCGACCAGAATCGCTACAAATGGGACCTCGCCGATCAATTCGACGCGACGATCTCGATCGCCGATCGCGAGGCGTTTCTCGCGCATTATGTCGAATTCTACGGCCGCGCGCGCCGGCCTCTGCGCATACCGCTCTCCGCGCGCGACATAGACTTTCTCGATGAGGGGCCGTCGGCGCAGGATCGCCTCGCGCCGAGCCGGGCTATGCGCCTCTTCGCGCAGACGCCGCGGGACGCGAGCGCGGATGCGCGGCTCGAGGCGATATTCCGCTGGGCCGCTCACGGCGCCGCCGCCTTCAATGTCGAGGATTGCCTCATCGCGCCCGCGCATGAGGCGCTGCTGCGCTCACATGAAGACACGGGCGCGCGTTTCCCGCTCTCGATCTTCATGACGCGCTTTCTCGACGCGCATCCGATCCTGCGCGGCGCAGATCTCACGCGGGAGAGCGAGCGGCGCGCAGCCTATTTCGCCGTGCTGCTCTTTTCCGCTCGCGCGCCGCATTATCTGCGCTTCATTCCGCCGGATTGGCTCGCGGCGTTTTTGACGCCACAGGCCGGCGCCACGCCCTTCGATGAAGAGTCGCGACGACTCTTCGGCGCCGGCGGCGTCGATGTCGCGCATTGGCGCGCCGCGATCGAGACTCTAGGCTATGATTTCGGCGAGAAGAGCTTTCGCTCGCGCACGCCCTCCGGCCATCGTGCGCATTCGGCGACGCTGCCGGCGCCGGAAGGCGAGCGCGTCGACATTCAGCTCATCGGCCCTTTCAGCCGGCAGCTCGGCATAGCGGACAGCTGCCGCGCGCTCGCCGCCGCGCTCGAGCGCCTCGATTATTCGCTGCGGCTCTGCGACTTCACCCTCGATTATCCCAATCGCATTCGTGAAGACGCCGCGCCGCTGCCGACGACGCTGCGACGCGCCAAGATCAATATTCTCCATCTCAATCTCGAGGAGTTGCCGAGCGCCATCGCCTATCTGCCGGACATTTGGTCCGAGGGCCGGCTCATCGGCTTTCCCTATCTCGAGATGGCGACGCCGCATCCGGCGCAAATGCTCGGCCTGACGCTCGTCGACGAGCTATGGTCGGCCTCGGACTTCACGAGAGAGACGCTGGCCGCCCATCGGCCGACTCATACGATCGGCACATCGGCGCGTCCCGTGCGCAAAAAGGGTCGCGCGGCGGCGCGCGCGCTCGCCTATGCTGACCTTGCGCGCGCCGACGAGTTCGTCTTTCTTACCTCCTGCGATGCGCTCTCCGGCGTCTATCGCAAGAATCCGCTCGGCGTGATGCGCGCCTTTCTCGCAGCCTTTCCGCATGAGCCGAAAGTCAAGCTCGTCATCAAGACGCATAGCGTCGATCGCGTGCGCGCGCCGCGCGAGATGGATGTGTGGCGCTCCATTCGCAATGTCGTGGCCGAATGCGAGCGCATCACGCTCGTCGACCGCATTCTCGACGATGAGGAGCAGATGGCGCTGATCGAAGGCGCCGATTGCTATGTCTCGCTGCATCGCGCCGAAGGCTTCGGCTATCATATGCTGGAGGCGATGGCGCTGGAGACGCCGGTGATCGCCACCGCCTATTCCGGCAATATGGAATTTTGCGACGATCACACGGCGTTTCTCGCGCCCTATCGCCTCGTTCCGGTCGGCCCTGGCGAATATCCGCGCATGCGCGGCGATCAGCGCTGGGCGGAGCCCGATCACACGGGCGCCGTCGCGGCGATGCGCGCCGTCTTCCACGACCGCGCGGCGCGCGAGGCCAAGGTCGCCGCGGCGCGCCTGCTCGCCGAGACGCGCTTCTCGACCGACGCTTTCGCGCAACGGCTCGACGCGCGCATCAAGGACATATTGGCGCGCGGCCCACGCGCCGGCGCTCGAGCTTTTCGATAG
- the ggt gene encoding gamma-glutamyltransferase produces MRSILALCFSALAFAAAAEPVATGRRGMVVSEHHLASDIGLDILKAGGNAIDAAVAVGYALAVAHPCCGNLGGGGFLLAQLPGQGARFLDFRETAPAAAGADLFLDAKGAVVKDASRNGYRAVAVPGTVMGLETAHAKYGRLPREKIIAPAIALAEQGFVLEEADIRVLRAATRLKDSPAAAKIFSRADGSPLQIGDRLVQSDLARLLREIAAQGPRAFYEGRVPQAIERAAHAENGVIAEQDFAIYEVLERTPIHCVYRGYDFYSAAPPSSGGVALCEILNILEGYDLAALGFHTPQSSHLLVEAERRAFFDRNNSLGDPDFVSNPVARLTSRSYAAELRARISPDHATRSVDLAQGAAPRERLQTTHYSIVDGEGGAVSVTYTLNGYFGAQVMAPETGVLLNDEMDDFSAAPGAANGFGLVQGSANAIAPGKRPLSSMSPTIVMKDGKVALVLGSPNGPRIISVTLQTALNVIDHHMSLAQAVAAPRIHHQWLPDVVLAEPGALSEETRRRLEAMGHKIEDHAPFGASEAIEISEGAMTGVNDPRSAAGSARGY; encoded by the coding sequence ATGCGATCTATTCTTGCGCTCTGCTTTTCCGCTCTCGCCTTCGCCGCAGCCGCCGAGCCGGTCGCGACCGGGCGGCGCGGAATGGTGGTGAGCGAGCATCATCTCGCCAGCGACATAGGGCTCGACATATTGAAGGCGGGCGGCAACGCCATCGACGCCGCCGTCGCCGTCGGCTATGCGCTGGCCGTCGCGCATCCGTGCTGCGGCAATCTCGGCGGCGGCGGCTTTCTGCTGGCGCAGCTGCCGGGGCAGGGCGCGCGCTTCCTCGATTTTCGCGAGACCGCGCCCGCGGCCGCCGGCGCCGATCTCTTTCTCGACGCGAAGGGCGCCGTCGTCAAAGACGCGAGCCGCAACGGCTATCGCGCCGTGGCGGTCCCCGGAACGGTGATGGGCCTCGAGACCGCCCACGCCAAATATGGCCGCTTGCCGCGCGAGAAAATCATCGCGCCGGCGATCGCGCTCGCCGAGCAGGGGTTCGTGCTCGAGGAGGCCGATATTCGCGTGCTGCGCGCCGCGACGCGGCTGAAGGACAGTCCCGCGGCGGCGAAAATCTTCTCCCGCGCCGACGGCTCGCCTCTGCAGATCGGCGATCGGCTGGTTCAGAGCGATCTCGCCCGTTTGTTGCGAGAGATCGCGGCGCAGGGGCCGCGCGCCTTTTATGAAGGGCGCGTTCCGCAGGCGATCGAGCGCGCCGCTCATGCCGAGAATGGCGTGATCGCGGAGCAGGATTTCGCGATCTACGAGGTCCTGGAGCGCACGCCGATTCATTGCGTCTATCGCGGCTATGATTTCTATTCCGCCGCGCCGCCGAGCTCTGGCGGCGTCGCGCTGTGCGAAATATTGAACATTCTCGAAGGTTATGATCTCGCCGCGCTCGGCTTTCACACGCCGCAATCCTCGCATCTTCTCGTCGAGGCGGAGCGGCGCGCCTTCTTCGATCGCAATAATTCGCTCGGCGATCCCGATTTCGTCAGCAATCCCGTCGCGCGTCTCACCTCGCGATCTTATGCGGCGGAGCTGCGCGCGCGCATTTCTCCCGATCATGCGACGCGCTCGGTCGATCTCGCGCAAGGCGCCGCTCCGCGCGAGCGCTTGCAGACGACGCATTATTCCATCGTCGATGGCGAGGGCGGCGCGGTCTCCGTCACCTACACGCTCAACGGCTATTTCGGCGCGCAGGTGATGGCGCCGGAGACGGGCGTGCTGCTCAATGACGAGATGGACGACTTTTCCGCCGCGCCCGGCGCCGCCAATGGCTTCGGCCTCGTGCAGGGAAGCGCAAACGCCATAGCGCCCGGCAAGCGGCCGCTCTCGTCGATGTCGCCGACCATTGTGATGAAGGACGGCAAGGTCGCGCTGGTTCTCGGCAGCCCCAATGGGCCGCGCATCATCTCGGTGACGCTGCAGACGGCGCTCAATGTCATCGATCATCACATGTCGCTGGCGCAGGCGGTGGCGGCGCCGCGCATCCATCACCAATGGCTGCCGGATGTCGTGCTGGCCGAGCCCGGCGCGCTGTCGGAGGAGACGCGCCGCCGGCTCGAGGCGATGGGGCATAAAATCGAGGATCACGCGCCCTTCGGCGCATCGGAGGCGATAGAGATCAGCGAAGGCGCGATGACCGGCGTCAATGATCCGCGCTCCGCGGCGGGATCGGCGCGCGGCTATTGA
- a CDS encoding phytochelatin synthase family protein: MTKTSISRRRPAAVLALLFCAIAAAVSPALAERLPLSDNLIDLRSAQGREWFLESEAREAYWPLSSEFVTQKNGSFCGVATLAMLLNALDIPAPAGGEGQGSFSQDNLFSEKTEAVVKQENILRRGMTLDEFGGLVASFGLEAKVTHAAQSSLAEFRASAIEQLSRKRRHVVVNYQRAALGQTRSGHISPLAAYDAKTDRFLLLDVARYKYPPVWIAAAELFDAMNTIDAGNEGRSRGFVLIGPPAGIGGGQ; this comes from the coding sequence ATGACGAAGACGTCGATCTCGCGGCGGCGCCCGGCCGCTGTTCTCGCGCTTCTCTTTTGCGCAATCGCCGCCGCAGTCTCGCCGGCGCTGGCGGAGCGGCTGCCGCTTTCGGATAATCTCATCGATCTGCGCAGCGCGCAGGGGCGCGAATGGTTTCTCGAATCGGAGGCGCGCGAGGCCTATTGGCCGCTCTCCTCGGAATTCGTCACGCAGAAGAACGGCTCCTTCTGCGGCGTCGCCACTCTGGCGATGCTGCTCAACGCGCTCGACATTCCCGCACCCGCCGGCGGCGAGGGGCAGGGGAGCTTCTCGCAGGACAATCTGTTCAGCGAGAAGACCGAGGCGGTGGTGAAGCAGGAGAACATTTTGCGCCGGGGCATGACGCTGGACGAGTTCGGCGGCCTCGTCGCCAGCTTCGGCCTCGAGGCGAAGGTCACGCATGCGGCGCAGAGCTCGCTCGCGGAGTTTCGCGCCAGTGCGATCGAGCAGCTCTCGCGCAAGCGGCGGCATGTCGTCGTCAATTATCAGCGCGCGGCGCTCGGCCAGACGCGCAGCGGGCACATTTCGCCGCTCGCCGCCTATGACGCCAAGACGGATCGCTTCCTGCTGCTCGATGTCGCGCGCTACAAATATCCGCCGGTGTGGATCGCCGCCGCAGAACTCTTCGACGCGATGAACACGATCGACGCCGGCAATGAAGGACGCAGCCGCGGCTTCGTGCTCATCGGCCCGCCGGCGGGAATAGGCGGCGGACAATGA
- a CDS encoding uroporphyrinogen-III synthase, which translates to MRRVLVTRAREDAERTAEELRRRGFAPLIAPVLEIAATGAPIPAENFDAVLATSARAIQFSGEGLAASSAPFFVVGAKTAAALSARGAQVEASAPDVAALTLLLGARFPAPARFLYLAGHDHKDDLESFLRAHGHAATVVETYEARAAAALREEARAALAAGEIDAALHYSARSASIFLALADAAGVSAALRARVTHFALSEDVARVLRAAGCANVRVAAAPDQASLLAALEAQ; encoded by the coding sequence ATGAGGCGCGTTCTCGTCACGCGGGCGAGAGAGGACGCCGAGCGCACGGCGGAAGAATTGCGGCGGCGCGGCTTCGCGCCGCTGATCGCGCCGGTTCTGGAGATCGCCGCCACGGGCGCGCCGATTCCGGCCGAGAACTTCGACGCGGTTCTGGCGACCAGCGCCCGCGCGATTCAGTTTTCCGGCGAAGGGCTCGCGGCCTCGAGCGCGCCCTTTTTCGTCGTCGGCGCCAAGACGGCGGCGGCGCTGTCCGCGCGCGGCGCGCAGGTGGAGGCGAGCGCGCCGGATGTGGCGGCGCTGACGCTTCTGCTCGGCGCGCGCTTTCCGGCGCCGGCGCGCTTTCTCTATCTCGCCGGCCATGATCACAAGGACGATCTCGAAAGCTTTTTGCGCGCGCATGGCCATGCGGCGACAGTGGTCGAGACCTATGAGGCGCGCGCCGCCGCCGCTCTCAGGGAAGAAGCCCGCGCCGCTCTGGCGGCCGGCGAAATCGACGCCGCGCTGCATTATTCGGCGCGCAGCGCATCGATCTTCCTCGCTCTGGCGGATGCCGCTGGCGTCTCGGCCGCGCTTCGCGCGCGCGTCACGCATTTCGCGCTGTCGGAAGATGTCGCGCGCGTGCTGCGCGCCGCCGGCTGCGCCAATGTGCGCGTCGCCGCGGCGCCGGATCAGGCGAGCCTATTGGCCGCGCTCGAGGCGCAATAA
- the hemC gene encoding hydroxymethylbilane synthase — MTTTQLRIGTRGSPLALAQTRQLRALLAAALGLEAETLPIEVIRTTGDMIQDRPLSESGGKGLFTKELDVALIEGRIDLAVHSSKDLPTHLPPEIAIAGYLPREDVRDAWIGRNGATLDALPKGAVVGTASLRRGAQVKRLRPDVSIVLLRGNVETRLRKVESGEVDGTLLALAGLKRLGLERHATAILPIEDFLPAAGQGAIAVTKRAGDARVREALAAILDPATAAALAAERAFLTVLDGSCRTPIAAHAKLIGEEIEFHGMALRADGSAVYEARRRGPSMDAALIGDAAANEILLRLPNGVAGLT; from the coding sequence ATGACGACCACACAATTGCGCATTGGCACACGCGGCAGCCCTCTCGCTCTGGCGCAGACGCGGCAGCTGCGGGCCTTGCTGGCCGCGGCGCTCGGCCTCGAGGCGGAGACGCTGCCGATCGAGGTCATCCGCACCACGGGGGATATGATCCAGGACCGGCCGCTCTCGGAATCGGGCGGCAAAGGGCTGTTCACCAAGGAGCTGGACGTCGCCCTCATCGAGGGGCGCATCGATCTCGCCGTGCATTCCTCCAAGGATTTGCCGACGCATCTGCCGCCGGAAATCGCCATCGCCGGCTATCTCCCGCGCGAGGATGTGCGCGACGCCTGGATCGGCCGCAATGGCGCGACGCTGGACGCGCTGCCGAAGGGCGCGGTGGTGGGCACGGCCTCGCTGCGGCGCGGCGCGCAGGTGAAGCGGCTGCGGCCGGATGTCTCCATCGTGCTGCTGCGCGGCAATGTCGAGACCAGGCTGCGTAAGGTGGAGAGCGGCGAGGTGGACGGCACGCTGCTGGCGCTCGCCGGGCTCAAGCGGCTCGGCCTCGAGCGCCACGCCACCGCCATTCTGCCGATAGAGGATTTTCTTCCTGCCGCCGGACAGGGCGCCATAGCCGTCACCAAGCGCGCCGGCGATGCGCGCGTCCGCGAGGCTCTGGCGGCCATTCTCGATCCGGCGACCGCCGCCGCGCTCGCCGCCGAGCGCGCCTTTCTCACCGTGCTGGACGGCTCCTGCCGCACGCCCATCGCCGCCCATGCGAAGCTCATAGGCGAGGAGATCGAGTTTCATGGCATGGCGCTGCGGGCGGATGGCTCTGCTGTTTATGAGGCGCGTCGGCGCGGGCCGTCCATGGACGCCGCGCTGATCGGCGACGCCGCCGCCAATGAGATTTTGCTGCGCCTGCCCAATGGAGTCGCGGGTCTCACATGA
- a CDS encoding helix-turn-helix transcriptional regulator, producing the protein MPKPAHRATSRYASEAVTYLGRLIRESRIGRKETISELAERAGVSRGLLQRIEQGDPGCSIGAAFEVASLVGIRLFDLDRATMTLSNDMLAQKLTLLPRSARPKEKSVKDDF; encoded by the coding sequence ATGCCCAAGCCTGCGCACCGGGCCACCTCTCGCTACGCCTCAGAGGCGGTGACCTATCTCGGCCGCCTGATCCGCGAAAGCCGCATCGGGCGCAAGGAGACGATCAGCGAGCTGGCCGAGCGCGCGGGTGTTTCGCGGGGGCTGTTGCAGCGGATCGAGCAAGGCGATCCCGGCTGTTCGATCGGCGCTGCATTCGAAGTGGCGTCGCTGGTCGGAATTCGGCTGTTCGATCTCGATCGCGCCACCATGACCCTCAGCAACGACATGTTGGCGCAAAAGCTGACGTTGCTCCCGCGCTCTGCGCGCCCGAAGGAAAAGTCGGTGAAGGATGACTTCTGA